One genomic window of Polaromonas sp. SP1 includes the following:
- the rplM gene encoding 50S ribosomal protein L13 — protein sequence MKTFSAKPADVTHEWFVIDATDKVLGRVASEVALRLRGKHKAIYTPHVDTGDFIVIINAAQLRVTGAKSTDKIYYRHSGYPGGITATNFRDMQAKHPGRALEKAVKGMLPKGPLGYAMIKKLKVYGGAEHPHTAQQPKVLDI from the coding sequence ATGAAAACGTTCAGCGCAAAACCCGCTGACGTGACGCACGAGTGGTTTGTGATTGACGCGACCGACAAGGTCCTCGGACGAGTAGCCAGCGAAGTTGCTCTCCGTTTGCGCGGCAAACACAAGGCCATTTATACGCCTCACGTCGATACCGGTGACTTCATCGTCATCATCAATGCAGCCCAGCTGCGTGTCACCGGCGCCAAGTCGACCGACAAAATCTACTATCGCCATTCCGGTTATCCAGGCGGCATCACTGCCACCAATTTCCGCGACATGCAAGCCAAGCACCCCGGCCGCGCTTTGGAAAAAGCCGTCAAGGGTATGCTGCCCAAGGGCCCGCTCGGCTACGCCATGATCAAGAAACTCAAGGTGTACGGTGGTGCAGAACACCCGCACACCGCCCAACAGCCTAAAGTGCTGGACATCTAA
- the rpsI gene encoding 30S ribosomal protein S9 gives MIGEWNNGTGRRKSSVARVFIKKGTGKITINDRDIQVFFGRETSIMICRQPLFLTNHVETFDIMVNVHGGGESGQAGAVRHGITRALIDYDATLKPALSQAGFVTRDAREVERKKVGFRSARRRKQFSKR, from the coding sequence ATGATTGGTGAATGGAACAATGGCACCGGCCGTCGCAAATCCAGCGTCGCCCGTGTGTTTATCAAAAAAGGCACCGGCAAGATCACGATCAACGATCGTGACATCCAGGTGTTCTTCGGTCGTGAAACCTCGATCATGATCTGCCGCCAACCCCTGTTTCTGACGAACCACGTCGAGACGTTTGACATCATGGTCAACGTCCACGGCGGCGGCGAGTCCGGTCAGGCCGGTGCAGTGCGCCACGGTATCACCCGTGCCCTGATCGATTACGACGCAACGCTCAAGCCGGCCCTGAGCCAGGCCGGCTTTGTGACCCGCGATGCACGTGAAGTCGAACGTAAAAAAGTCGGTTTCCGTTCAGCTCGCCGCCGCAAGCAGTTCAGCAAGCGTTAA
- a CDS encoding DUF6776 family protein, with protein sequence MKFRLFRRRLTISSPRMAVRSSLPWPLRWIAGALMLGFSGAIALWAFEFGKGITGTDTGSKEEIVMLRQELATLRADRDKAQSIANTSGSLLTAEKAAQEKMMSQIRQLESDNRSLRDDLGFFEKLLPAGSTEVATIRSLQAEKLSDTQLKWQVLVIQPVKDAPNFNGKLELTVHGTEAGKPWSLTLPGGPQTLQFKQYRRVEGVLDLPPQAVVQTVTAKVIEGTAVRSVQTFKL encoded by the coding sequence TTGAAATTTCGCCTGTTTCGCCGTCGCCTGACCATCAGTTCCCCGCGCATGGCGGTGCGCAGCTCGCTCCCCTGGCCCCTGCGCTGGATCGCCGGGGCCCTGATGCTGGGGTTTTCCGGCGCCATCGCGCTCTGGGCCTTTGAGTTCGGCAAGGGCATCACCGGCACGGACACCGGCTCCAAAGAAGAGATCGTGATGCTCCGGCAGGAGCTGGCCACCTTGCGTGCGGACCGCGACAAGGCCCAGTCGATTGCCAATACTTCCGGCAGCCTGCTGACCGCCGAAAAAGCCGCCCAGGAAAAAATGATGAGCCAGATCCGGCAGCTGGAAAGCGACAACCGCAGCCTGCGCGACGACCTCGGCTTCTTCGAGAAGCTGTTGCCTGCCGGAAGCACCGAAGTCGCCACGATCCGCAGCCTGCAGGCTGAAAAGTTGTCGGACACCCAGCTCAAGTGGCAGGTGCTGGTGATCCAGCCGGTGAAAGACGCACCCAATTTCAACGGGAAACTCGAGCTGACCGTCCACGGCACCGAGGCCGGAAAGCCCTGGTCGTTAACTTTGCCCGGAGGTCCGCAAACTTTACAGTTCAAACAGTACCGGCGCGTGGAAGGCGTCCTCGACTTGCCCCCCCAAGCCGTGGTACAAACTGTTACAGCTAAGGTCATCGAGGGAACGGC